One window of Oncorhynchus masou masou isolate Uvic2021 chromosome 28, UVic_Omas_1.1, whole genome shotgun sequence genomic DNA carries:
- the LOC135518436 gene encoding dnaJ homolog subfamily C member 25-like has product MAALTEYGRHCGQWIGIIVIVVVVFVPSATALIEGLYCGTQICYDVLGVSREAVKSDIARAYRQIARKYHPDRFSSLAGETRESAHQKFLLIATAYETLKDEDSRRDYDYMLDHPEEYYSHYYTYYRRRLAPKVDVRIVILVTVVAISIFQYYSWWASYTEAINYLSTVPKYRIQATEIAKQLGLLNKTKEKGKNRRSKEEIREQEEEVIRDIIKNKIDIKGGYQKPKILDILLCQIVLFPYCLCAYVVWYCKWIYRFTICREEYGDEEKLYIIRRNMKMSQSQFDSLEAEQRDTLLERQLWIKDNYEVYKEEQEEEMKTKMALDPRWKRYRRWMKNEGPGRLTFIDD; this is encoded by the exons ATGGCTGCACTCACTGAGTATGGTCGACACTGTGGTCAATGGATAGGCATTATAGTCATTGTGGTGGTGGTTTTCGTACCGTCTGCCACGGCGCTTATCGAGGGACTGTATTGTGGCACCCAGATTTGTTACGATGTTCTCGGAGTATCGAGGGAAGCGGTTAAATCGGACATAGCCCGGGCTTACAGACAGATAGCCAGAAAGTATCACCCGGACAGATTCTCAAGTCTTGCAGGCGAGACAAGAGAAAGTGCTCATCAAAAATTTCTGCTCATTGCGACTGCATATGAAACGTTGAAG GATGAGGACTCCCGTAGAGACTACGACTACATGCTGGACCACCCTGAAGAGTACTACAGccactactacacctactacaggAGACGACTGGCACCTAAAGTGGACGTACGGATTGTCATTCTGGTCACCGTGGTTGCTATATCCATCTTCCAG TACTACAGTTGGTGGGCCAGCTACACTGAAGCCATCAACTACCTATCAACGGTCCCCAAGTACCGTATCCAGGCGACAGAGATAGCCAAGCAGCTGGGTCTCCTGAACAAGACTAAAGAGAAGGGCAAGAACCGTCGGTCCAAAGAGGAGATCCGGGAACAGGAAGAAGAGGTCATCCGTGACATCATCAAGAACAAGATCGACATCAAGGGAGGCTACCAGAAGCCTAAAATCTTGGACATCCTGCTCTGTCAGATTGTCCTGTTCCCTTACTGCCTGTGTGCCTATGTGGTCTGGTACTGTAAGTGGATCTACAGGTTCACCATCTGCAGAGAGGAGTACGGAGACGAGGAGAAGCTCTACATCATCAGGAGGAACATGAAGATGTCTCAGTCTCAGTTCGACAGTCTGGAGGCGGAGCAGAGAGACACGTTACTGGAGAGGCAGCTCTGGATCAAAGACAACTATGAG GTGTACAAGGAAGAACAGGAGGAAGAGATGAAGACGAAGATGGCCCTGGACCCCAGGTGGAAGAGGTACCGACGGTGGATGAAGAATGAAGGACCTGGACGACTCACTTTTATTGACGATTGA